Proteins co-encoded in one Cercospora beticola chromosome 7, complete sequence genomic window:
- a CDS encoding uncharacterized protein (antiSMASH:Cluster_6): protein MDKLTDKIAALPPDATYFSLEFFPPKTQQGFSNLNARLSRMAHSLRPLFVNVTWGAGGSTSVKSLALAEVTQRELGLTTCLHLTCTNMSRKLIDEALDQAKVLGIRNILALRGDPPRSDEYRDDSLPDAGEDDSNKDFTWAVDLVRYIRKQYGDYFCVGVAGYPEGHSDQSHPEHQSVEHDLPYLVEKTAAGADFIMTQLFYDVGAYQKYEKRLREHESGLFKKIPIIPGLMPVQSYQILRRTTKLSHAALPQEILKRFEAVKGDDEAVKRVGVDVLSEIVDTMKHSEFAGPRGFHFYTLNLEKVVTQILERNDLIPPSTPEVELNLENQAVAVEETDDFVIVEDAKKQQHRRKSSMANSNPRNRVIISHTRASSTSSNRPASAYEAFDDEAGVPKEKINSRANTLAISEGEGALGREATWDEFPNGRWGDARSPAYGQIDGYGVSLHVSVPEARKLWGEPKSVEDISACFRRHLEGEIDSMPWSEETLQPETLTIKNELLSLINKGWWTVASQPAVNGIRSTDPVFGWGPRNGFIFQKPFVEFFIPNDEWQKLQTRLIENPQITYFAGNAKHEFFSNDTDSVNPVTWGTFTGKEIITPTIIEAVSFKAWCEEAFGIWNEWQRVYKPGSESSKLLERIRKDYWLVSVIHHGFLEPGALWNDLLDENSNGV from the coding sequence ATGGATAAACTCACCGACAAGATCGCCGCCCTCCCGCCCGACGCCACCTACTTCTCGCTCGAGTTCTTCCCGCCGAAAACCCAGCAGGGCTTTTCTAACCTCAATGCCCGCCTCTCGCGCATGGCGCATTCGCTGCGCCCGCTCTTCGTCAATGTAACATGGGGTGCTGGCGGCAGCACATCTGTCAAGTCGCTGGCTCTGGCAGAGGTCACGCAGCGGGAGTTGGGCTTGACAACATGTTTGCACCTGACATGCACGAATATGTCGAGGAAACTCATTGATGAGGCATTGGACCAGGCGAAAGTGCTGGGCATCCGAAACATACTGGCTCTGCGTGGTGATCCACCCAGAAGTGATGAATACAGGGACGACAGCTTGCCAGATGCTGGTGAGGACGACAGCAACAAGGACTTCACATGGGCTGTAGATCTCGTGCGCTACATACGGAAGCAGTACGGCGACTACTTCTGTGTTGGTGTAGCAGGATACCCAGAGGGACACTCAGACCAGTCACACCCAGAACATCAATCTGTCGAGCATGACCTGCCCTATCTCGTGGAGAAGACGGCGGCTGGCGCAGATTTTATAATGACTCAACTTTTCTACGATGTTGGCGCATACCAGAAGTACGAAAAGCGATTGCGAGAGCACGAGTCGGGCCTGTTCAAGAAGATACCAATCATACCTGGTCTCATGCCAGTGCAGAGCTACCAGATCCTGCGTCGCACGACGAAGCTCAGTCACGCTGCGCTGCCGCAGGAGATCCTCAAACGATTTGAAGCAGTCAAGGGTGATGACGAGGCTGTCAAGAGAGTAGGTGTCGATGTGCTCAGTGAAATTGTGGACACGATGAAGCATTCCGAATTTGCAGGCCCTCGCGGATTCCACTTCTACACATTGAACCTGGAGAAAGTGGTCACGCAGATTCTGGAACGGAATGATCTCATCCCACCATCTACGCCGGAGGTGGAGCTAAATCTGGAAAACCAAGCTGTTGCGGTAGAGGAGACAGATGATTTTGTCATTGTCGAAGAcgccaagaagcagcagcatcgcagGAAGTCATCAATGGCTAATTCAAATCCTCGGAATCGAGTCATCATATCGCATACGCGGGCATCAAGTACGAGCAGTAATCGACCTGCTTCCGCTTATGAGGCGTTTGATGACGAAGCTGGTGTGCCCAAAGAAAAGATCAACAGCCGCGCCAACACTCTTGCCATCTCAGAAGGGGAAGGCGCTTTGGGGCGGGAAGCCACCTGGGACGAGTTCCCCAACGGCAGATGGGGTGATGCGAGATCGCCCGCGTACGGGCAGATAGATGGATATGGTGTCAGTCTCCATGTCAGCGTGCCAGAGGCCAGGAAGCTATGGGGCGAGCCGAAGTCTGTGGAAGACATCTCAGCATGTTTCCGTCGACATCTCGAGGGCGAGATTGACAGCATGCCTTGGTCTGAGGAAACTTTACAACCGGAGACGTTGACGATCAAGAACGAGCTTCTCAGCTTGATCAACAAAGGATGGTGGACTGTCGCTTCTCAGCCAGCAGTGAACGGCATCCGATCTACGGATCCTGTTTTCGGATGGGGTCCTAGAAACGGATTTATCTTCCAGAAGCCTTTCGTGGAGTTCTTCATTCCAAATGATGAATGGCAGAAGTTGCAGACAAGACTGATCGAGAACCCTCAGATCACATACTTTGCCGGTAACGCAAAGCACGAATTCTTCAGCAACGATACCGACTCTGTGAACCCGGTAACCTGGGGCACTTTCACGGGCAAAGAGATCATTACCCCCACGATTATCGAGGCGGTGTCATTCAAAGCTTGGTGTGAGGAAGCTTTTGGCATATGGAATGAATGGCAACGGGTTTACAAGCCCGGATCGGAGAGCAGCAAGCTACTTGAGCGCATTCGCAAGGACTACTGGTTGGTCAGTGTGATTCATCATGGTTTCCTGGAGCCGGGAGCTTTGTGGAACGACTTGTTAGATGAGAACAGCAATGGGGTATGA
- a CDS encoding uncharacterized protein (antiSMASH:Cluster_6), with protein sequence MFPPSGSYSVDIEAISGICGSISIACWVVVFSPQIIENFRRSSAEGLSVEFIIIWLLGDIFNILGAVLQNVLATMLILAIYYTLADVVLLAQYFYYTGFRLRDPKPVKGGNGTVEDGVGGPTERSPLISNGTANGHTSPTRRHASAADVEVRARSSSAFRERLASLDFTHSSPAVPIHAQPKNAKDADALKPHQPRTLLQSVLFNGTAILLVVLAGIAGYYLTPSTPEDKRGNPAKEQADSLQFSTWGQVFGYICAVLYLGSRVPQLLLNYRRKSTEGLNALFFLFACIGNLTYVCSIFAFNPICSRHRHGHWQSSQCQPGEASSIYGRYILVNLSWLIGSLGTLFLDFAVFVQFWIYRDSNAPEVDSANETLVDSDDDRGRDASSR encoded by the coding sequence ATGTTTCCGCCATCCGGCAGCTACAGCGTAGACATTGAAGCCATCTCGGGAATCTGCGGTTCCATTTCCATCGCCTGCTgggtcgtcgtcttctctcCTCAAATTATCGAAAATTTCCGAAGAAGTTCTGCTGAAGGCTTGAGTGTCGaattcatcatcatctggcTTCTCGGAGATATCTTCAATATTCTTGGCGCTGTCCTGCAAAATGTTTTGGCTACGATGTTGATTTTGGCGATTTATTATACTTTGGCGGATGTTGTGCTGTTGGCGCAGTATTTTTATTATACGGGTTTTCGATTGAGGGATCCGAAGCCTGTGAAGGGTGGGAATGGAACGGTGGAGGATGGTGTTGGAGGGCCTACGGAGAGGTCGCCGTTGATTTCTAATGGAACTGCGAATGGCCATACGAGCCCTACGAGAAGGCATGCGAGTGCGGCTGATGTCGAAGTGCGCGCTCGCTCAAGCTCTGCTTTCAGAGAGCGCCTTGCCAGCCTCGATTTTACGCACTCTTCGCCAGCCGTGCCAATTCACGCACAACCAAAGAACGCCAAAGACGCTGATGCGCTCAAGCCACATCAGCCAAGGACCTTACTTCAATCAGTTCTGTTCAATGGCACTGCAATTCTGCTCGTTGTCCTAGCCGGTATTGCGGGCTACTACCTCACTCCATCCACTCCCGAGGACAAGCGCGGAAATCCTGCGAAAGAGCAAGCCGACAGCCTTCAATTCAGCACATGGGGACAAGTCTTTGGCTACATCTGCGCTGTTCTGTATCTCGGCAGTCGCGTTCCTCAGCTCTTGCTCAACTACCGAAGGAAGTCTACCGAAGGCTTGaacgcgctcttcttcctcttcgcatgCATCGGAAACCTGACCTATGTTTGCTCCATCTTTGCTTTCAACCCGATCTGCAGCCGGCACCGCCATGGCCATTGGCAGTCCAGTCAATGCCAGCCCGGAGAGGCTTCAAGTATCTATGGCCGATACATCCTGGTCAACTTGAGCTGGCTCATCGGCAGCTTGGGCACTCTCTTCCTGGACTTCGCGGTCTTTGTTCAGTTCTGGATATATCGCGACAGCAACGCGCCCGAAGTTGACTCAGCTAACGAAACGCTCGTTGACTCGGACGATGATCGCGGCAGAGACGCAAGCTCACGCTAG